Proteins encoded together in one Marinobacter salsuginis window:
- the queC gene encoding 7-cyano-7-deazaguanine synthase QueC, with translation MTDTVVVIYSGGMDSYTLLHLARERGHQVHALSFNYGQRHVRELECARSVCESLGIPHKVIDIRAMSEVMAGSSLTSDLDVPEGHYEEDSMKATVVPNRNMILLSLATGYAVTAGAGAVWYGAHGGDHAIYPDCRPEFVEKMDAVCRVANYEPVAIEAPFMAMDKGQILSEGLRLGLDYSQTWTCYNGREQACGRCGSCVERLEAFAANGVDDPLDYEDAS, from the coding sequence ATGACAGACACCGTGGTTGTAATCTATTCCGGAGGCATGGACTCCTACACTCTGCTGCATCTGGCCAGGGAACGTGGGCATCAGGTTCATGCGCTGTCGTTCAACTACGGGCAGCGTCACGTCCGGGAGCTGGAGTGCGCGCGTTCGGTGTGTGAGTCGCTGGGTATTCCCCACAAAGTGATCGACATCCGCGCCATGAGTGAGGTGATGGCCGGTTCATCGCTGACCTCGGATCTCGATGTACCGGAAGGTCACTATGAGGAAGACAGCATGAAAGCGACGGTGGTGCCGAATCGCAATATGATCCTCCTGTCGCTCGCAACCGGTTACGCCGTGACGGCGGGAGCCGGTGCTGTGTGGTACGGCGCTCACGGTGGCGACCATGCCATCTACCCCGACTGTCGCCCGGAATTCGTCGAAAAAATGGACGCGGTCTGCCGGGTTGCCAACTACGAACCGGTGGCCATTGAGGCGCCCTTCATGGCCATGGACAAGGGCCAGATTCTGTCCGAAGGTCTCCGTCTGGGCCTGGATTATTCCCAGACCTGGACCTGTTACAACGGCCGTGAACAGGCCTGTGGTCGTTGTGGGTCGTGCGTTGAGCGGCTGGAAGCGTTTGCCGCCAATGGTGTGGATGATCCTCTGGACTACGAGGACGCCAGCTGA
- a CDS encoding AraC family transcriptional regulator, whose product MRASVSTAQDLGMPAIYLHLLAELLNTIGVDEQDLLLRVGLDPARLQSTDLRVSQTQASEFVTRAIIESGEPGLGIMLARELKLPLHGALGTAVMSSRTLGDAMELMTRYLTLRVPHLQVCKRETGKLAWYIVSCDIDLGPLHGFIMDAMLFGCVSMGAQLTGSVVDGLRIVRRGAEPAYFHRFRPQIPVPVEFGATENALVIPTARLDLPVRFTDDQLAASSKAQCEEALRQLTEDAGFACRVRRVIETSHPFPPKLARVAGTLFVSERTLKRRLQEEEASFQQLVDQVRLERAQDLLRSTGMNLSQIADALGYADAANFTRAFKRWTGASPSHYRSAPTRSASTPAERSLATG is encoded by the coding sequence ATGCGAGCCTCCGTTTCAACGGCACAGGACCTGGGCATGCCGGCCATTTATCTGCATCTCTTGGCCGAACTGCTGAATACCATCGGCGTTGATGAACAGGACCTTCTGCTTCGGGTCGGACTCGACCCGGCCCGCCTGCAATCCACCGATCTGCGGGTCAGTCAGACCCAGGCCAGCGAATTTGTTACCCGGGCCATCATCGAAAGCGGCGAACCGGGGCTCGGGATCATGCTGGCACGGGAACTGAAGTTGCCACTGCACGGCGCCCTGGGTACGGCGGTCATGAGCAGCCGGACCCTTGGCGACGCCATGGAGCTGATGACCCGGTACCTGACACTGCGGGTACCCCATCTTCAGGTCTGCAAACGGGAAACCGGAAAACTGGCCTGGTACATTGTCAGTTGTGACATCGATCTCGGCCCCCTGCACGGATTTATCATGGACGCCATGCTGTTCGGATGCGTTTCCATGGGCGCACAACTGACTGGCTCGGTGGTTGATGGGTTGCGAATTGTGCGCCGGGGCGCGGAGCCGGCGTATTTCCATCGGTTCCGACCACAGATCCCGGTACCCGTAGAGTTTGGTGCCACTGAGAATGCCCTGGTGATCCCCACCGCGCGCCTGGACCTGCCCGTGCGCTTTACCGACGATCAACTGGCCGCCTCATCCAAAGCCCAGTGCGAGGAGGCCCTGCGGCAGCTGACCGAAGATGCCGGATTTGCCTGCCGGGTTCGGCGGGTGATCGAAACCAGCCACCCCTTCCCCCCGAAACTGGCCAGGGTTGCGGGCACCTTGTTCGTCTCCGAAAGGACGCTCAAACGCCGGCTGCAGGAGGAAGAAGCCAGCTTCCAGCAGCTGGTGGACCAGGTTCGGCTGGAGCGGGCACAGGATCTGCTCCGCAGCACCGGCATGAATCTGAGCCAGATTGCAGATGCCCTGGGCTACGCCGATGCGGCGAACTTCACCCGCGCCTTCAAGCGCTGGACTGGGGCCAGCCCCAGCCACTACCGAAGCGCGCCCACTCGCTCCGCCTCGACGCCCGCGGAGCGGTCACTGGCCACCGGGTGA
- the queE gene encoding 7-carboxy-7-deazaguanine synthase: protein MYRVKEAFYTLQGEGAQAGRAAVFCRFSKCNLWTGREKDRAGAVCNFCDTDFVGTDGQNGGRFETAEALARHIRNLWPDAPGKPYVVCTGGEPLLQLDAPLIEAFHREGFEVGVETNGTLPAPEGIDWLCVSPKADAPVVIEACDELKLVYPQPLAMPERFLGIRASHYFLSPMASPSMPETAVDEIKQSNTRRATDYCLAHPQWRLTLQMHKIIGID, encoded by the coding sequence ATGTACCGGGTAAAGGAAGCCTTTTACACCCTTCAGGGCGAAGGTGCCCAGGCGGGCCGTGCTGCTGTGTTCTGCCGTTTCAGCAAGTGCAATCTCTGGACCGGACGCGAGAAAGACCGTGCCGGTGCGGTCTGCAATTTCTGTGATACCGATTTTGTGGGAACGGATGGCCAGAATGGCGGCCGCTTTGAGACAGCGGAAGCCCTTGCCCGTCACATACGGAATCTCTGGCCGGACGCACCCGGTAAGCCCTACGTGGTCTGCACCGGTGGCGAGCCCCTGCTGCAGCTGGATGCTCCCCTGATTGAGGCATTTCATCGGGAAGGGTTCGAGGTCGGAGTAGAGACCAATGGTACCCTGCCAGCCCCGGAAGGCATTGACTGGCTCTGCGTCAGCCCCAAGGCCGATGCCCCTGTGGTTATCGAGGCCTGTGACGAGCTGAAGCTGGTTTATCCGCAGCCCCTGGCGATGCCGGAGCGATTTCTAGGCATTCGCGCGAGCCATTATTTCCTGTCGCCGATGGCCTCACCTTCAATGCCGGAAACGGCGGTGGATGAGATCAAGCAAAGCAACACCCGCCGTGCTACCGATTACTGTCTTGCTCACCCCCAGTGGCGTCTCACCCTGCAGATGCACAAGATTATCGGGATCGACTGA